From Anopheles funestus chromosome 3RL, idAnoFuneDA-416_04, whole genome shotgun sequence, a single genomic window includes:
- the LOC125767351 gene encoding phosphotriesterase-related protein yields the protein MMKVQTVRGPVDPEQLGYTLTHEHFSLNFDKMYSAPPDAVEEFVSKRITLENVGYVKQYPYSSRYNINFEDFDTHQAVAKDLAAYKKFGGGAIVENTSHGLGRNLKLMHEVSTGANVHVIAGTGHYIHAMQDETTHGMSVEQMVDLYTKELLFGVEVPGLDEPVKCGFIGEVGSGWPITHFERNAIQATAEVQAAIGCGVSFHPGRERDAPYEIVRLYLEAGGSASKCIMSHLDRTLFKDEDLLEFAKLGTYLQFDLFGTECSYYQLNPESYMQSDEQRIQKIVRLIREGYTERILMSHDIHTKHRLTHFGGHGYSHILNNVLMRFSLRGIDIKTVDTMTISNPARWLEMKI from the exons ATGATGAAGGTACAAACAG TGCGTGGCCCGGTGGATCCGGAGCAGCTGGGGTACACCCTGACGCATGAGCACTTTTCGCTCAACTTCGATAAGATGTACTCGGCCCCACCGGATGCGGTGGAGGAATTCGTTAGCAAGCGAATTACGCTGGAAAACGTTGGCTACGTGAAGCAGTACCCGTACAGCAGTCGGTACAACATTAACTTTGAAGATTTCGATACGCATCAGGCGGTGGCGAAGGATTTGGCCGCATATAAAAagtttggtggtggtgcaatCGTTGAGAATACGTCGCACGGGCTTGGCCGTAACTTGAAGCTGATGCATGAAGTGTCGACGGGTGCGAATGTGCACGTGATCGCCGGCACTGGTCATTATATTCACGCGATGCAAGATGAAACAACGCACGGCATGAGTGTGGAGCAGATGGTGGATCTGTACACGAAGGAACTTCTATTTGGCGTCGAAGTCCCCGGGCTAGACGAACCGGTAAAGTGTGGCTTTATCGGTGAGGTCGGTAGCGGTTGGCCGATCACTCATTTCGAGCGTAACGCTATTCAAGCAACGGCAGAAGTACAGGCCGCTATCGGCTGTGGTGTTTCGTTCCATCCGGGACGCGAACGAGATGCCCCGTACGAGATCGTACGTCTATATCTGGAAGCGGGTGGAAGCGCGTCCAAGTGCATTATGTCGCATCTGGATAGAACGCTGTTTAAAGATGAGGATTTGCTAGAGTTTGCCAAGCTGGGTACGTACCTGCAGTTCGATCTGTTCGGTACGGAGTGTTCGTACTATCAGCTGAATCCGGAATCGTACATGCAATCGGACGAGCAGCGTATCCAGAAAATTGTACGTCTAATTCGTGAGGGTTATACGGAGCGAATTCTCATGTCACATGACATACACACCAAACATCGGCTG ACGCACTTCGGTGGGCATGGTTATAGTCACATACTGAACAATGTACTGATGCGATTCTCGCTGCGTGGTATCGACATTAAGACGGTCGATACGATGACCATCAGCAATCCGGCACGCTGGCTAGAGATGAAGATTTAA
- the LOC125767321 gene encoding coiled-coil-helix-coiled-coil-helix domain-containing protein 7 isoform X2, which produces MPKNYDAEKNNPCLKEQELSYKCLSKNNFDHGKCELYYANYNNCKEFWNKVRADRRANGIFPYLPDVADRESIKAEYMKTKPT; this is translated from the exons ATGCCGAAAAATTACGATGctgaaaaaaacaatccatgTTTAAAA GAACAAGAACTATCGTACAAATGTCTCAGCAAGAACAACTTCGATCATGGCAAATGCGAGCTGTATTATGCAAACTACAATAATTGCAAAGAATTTTGG AATAAAGTGCGTGCTGATCGGCGAGCGAACGGAATCTTCCCTTACCTTCCAGATGTTGCTGACCGGGAAAGCATTAAAGCCGAATATATGAAAACTAAACCGACGTGA
- the LOC125767365 gene encoding myoglobin-like → MSRPSSLVGSDEEEQTNYHTPDETGLTKSQKVALIAAWSIVKKDLVTHGRNIFVMFFEEYPQYLDYFDFTAGNVGELGENRSLHAHALNVMNFIGTLIDYGLNDPALLKCSLAKLVRNHRKRNVTKEDVGAVGGVIMRYSLKALEQHRTKTLEEAFAAFLGTVAAAFE, encoded by the exons ATGTCCAGACCTTCGTCGTTGGTCGGTTCGGATGAGGAGGAGCAAACCAATTACCACACACCGGACGAGACCGGTCTAACGAAGTCGCAAAAGGTCGCCCTGATCGCGGCCTGGAGTATCGTCAAGAAGGATCTGGTAACGCATGGACGTAATATATTCGTGAT GTTCTTTGAAGAATATCCACAGTATCTGGACTATTTTGATTTTACCGCCGGGAATGTGGGTGAGCTCGGGGAGAACCGATCCCTCCATGCGCATGCACTGAACGTGATGAACTTTATCGGTACCCTCATCGACTACGGACTTAATGATCCTGCCCTGCTAAAGTGTAGTCTCGCGAAGCTGGTACGGAATCATCGGAAGCGTAACGTTACCAAGGAAGATGTCGGT GCTGTCGGAGGCGTTATTATGCGTTACAGCTTGAAGGCACTGGAGCAACATCGAACGAAAACGCTAGAGGAAGCGTTTGCAGCTTTCCTGGGGACCGTTGCGGCCGCGTTCGAGTGA